The DNA region TAAGTCAATACCAATAACTTTACTCATCTTTTTTCCTTATCAAGTTTTAATTTTATTTTAAAATAATTTTTTTAATCTATCTAGTTTATTGACATCACGGTCAAATAATTAAAGTATCTATTTTTTACAAATAGATACCATTGCAGGTCTTAGTAATCTATCTTTATACTTATAACCTTTTTGTAATTGTTGAACTATTTGTCCATCTTCATGATCTTCACTATCAACTTGCATTACTGCATCATGAAAATTTGGATCAAATTCACCATCAGTATCTATTGGTGTAATTTCATGTTTTTCAAAAACTGTATAAAAATTTTTGATTGTTAATTCAACACCCTCTTTTAATTTTTTAAGAAGTTCTTGAGCATCTAAATCTTTAGAACTCTCTTCTGCTGCTAATGCCATTTCTAAAGTATCAATTGGAACTAATAAATCTTTTGCAAACTTTTCACTTGCATAATCTATTGCTTGATACTTCTCTTTTTCTAATCTTTTTTTAATATTTTCAAAATCTGCATGAACTCTTAAATATTTATCTTGTTCTTCTTTTAATTTTGCTTCATATTCAGCTTTTACACTCTCAACTGTCTGCTCTTGTTGTTCTGAAACCTCTTGTTCAGTATTGTCTTCACAAGTTTGATTTTCACAAGTTTCTACAACTTCTTCTTGATTTAATTTTTCTTTTTTTTCTTCACTCAATTTTAACTCCTAAGACATACTAATTTGATTATAAAAATATTCATAGTCTTTCGATAACTCACCAACTACTAACATTTTTGAATTATACCCATTGATATTACAGATATTGCATGATCCAACATATCCAGTAGGTAATAACTCTTCATAATAAAGACCTTCTTCACACTTATCTACAACTTCTCCATTTAAAAATGAATTAATAAAACTTTCATCAAAGTCATATGTAAGTGCTAATCTTAAAAACTCTTTTGTATTATATATAGAAAGATCTCTTTCTTTTACAAACTGACTTAACTGCTCATAAAGTTCATATGCGCCAACATCTTTTGAGATTCTTATTATATGATTAATTTCTAATCCAATCATATCCATTAAAAATCTATAAAGAGCAGATGAATACTTAATTGTAATTGGAAAATTATCAAATTCCAAAA from Malaciobacter molluscorum LMG 25693 includes:
- the grpE gene encoding nucleotide exchange factor GrpE, which produces MSEEKKEKLNQEEVVETCENQTCEDNTEQEVSEQQEQTVESVKAEYEAKLKEEQDKYLRVHADFENIKKRLEKEKYQAIDYASEKFAKDLLVPIDTLEMALAAEESSKDLDAQELLKKLKEGVELTIKNFYTVFEKHEITPIDTDGEFDPNFHDAVMQVDSEDHEDGQIVQQLQKGYKYKDRLLRPAMVSICKK
- a CDS encoding heat-shock protein; amino-acid sequence: MLKIEKDWFKMIDKKEFLLQSIIKAYIEHCEPIGSSQLKTMYDIAYSPATIRGYFKKLGDEGFLAQEHASSGRTPTTEALKQYWDNKLNFKLSFVDLKTIEYLAQRIGVTVFIKELKNDKLVNILNIQDKYMILEFDNFPITIKYSSALYRFLMDMIGLEINHIIRISKDVGAYELYEQLSQFVKERDLSIYNTKEFLRLALTYDFDESFINSFLNGEVVDKCEEGLYYEELLPTGYVGSCNICNINGYNSKMLVVGELSKDYEYFYNQISMS